DNA from Desulfuromonas sp.:
CATCTCAAGCCGGGTGAAGGATTGATTGAAAAGGCCGGAGGCCTGCATCAATTCATGAACTGGAACAAGCCGATCCTGACCGACAGCGGCGGCTTCCAGGTTTTTTCCCTGCCGAAGAAACAGATTGGTGACGATGGCGTCCGCTTCAGAAACGAAGTGACCGGCGATGAAACCTTCCTCGGACCCGTTGAAGCAACAAAAATCCAGAACCGACTCGGCGCCGACATCATCATGGCCTTTGATGAATGTATCCCCTATCCGTCAACCCACGATTACGCAGCTAAATCGATCAAAAAGACCTTACGCTGGGCCGAGATCTGCCGCCGGACCCACGGCCGTACCGACCAGGCCCTGTTCGGGATTGTCCAGGGTTCAATCTACGATGACCTGCGCCGGATATGTGCCGAGGAGTTGACCCAACTCGATTTTCCCGGATACGCCATTGGTGGTGTCTCGGTTGGCGAGGGGTTGGAACTGCTGAAAAAGGTCGTTGATTATACCGAACCATTCTTGCCTGAAAACAAGCCGCGCTACCTGATGGGAGTCGGCCTGCCGGAGGATATTCTCGAAAGCATCGATCGTGGCATGGACATGTTCGACTGCGTCATCCCGACCCGCTACGCCCGCAGCGCCACCCTCTTCACCCGGCGCGGCAAGATTCGGCTGACCAATCGCCGCTACCGGCGTGATTTCTTCCCGGTCGACCCATCATGCGACTGCTACTGCTGTCGGAACTTCACCCGGGCCTACCTGCATCATCTCTACAATGCTAATGAAGTATTGTCAGCAACCCTGGCTGCAATTCACAATGTCCACTTCTACCTGAACATGGTCGCCGCAGCGCGTGATGCTATCGAAAAGAATGAATATTCCGACTTCAAGAACGACTTCCTCGGCGAATACGGATTTTTTGAGGAAAAACCGAGACCGACGTAAATAAAGATCTGCTACACTGTCAGACAAGATGGAGACTCCGGAGCAGCAAAAACTCGACCAGGATCACGTCCGCAGACTACATCGCGCCCTGACCGGCAGCAGCG
Protein-coding regions in this window:
- a CDS encoding tRNA guanosine(34) transglycosylase Tgt → MLEFKLINKDKTSRARRGQVTTPHGIIETPIFMPVGTHAALKAMTPAQVDETGAQIILSNTYHLHLKPGEGLIEKAGGLHQFMNWNKPILTDSGGFQVFSLPKKQIGDDGVRFRNEVTGDETFLGPVEATKIQNRLGADIIMAFDECIPYPSTHDYAAKSIKKTLRWAEICRRTHGRTDQALFGIVQGSIYDDLRRICAEELTQLDFPGYAIGGVSVGEGLELLKKVVDYTEPFLPENKPRYLMGVGLPEDILESIDRGMDMFDCVIPTRYARSATLFTRRGKIRLTNRRYRRDFFPVDPSCDCYCCRNFTRAYLHHLYNANEVLSATLAAIHNVHFYLNMVAAARDAIEKNEYSDFKNDFLGEYGFFEEKPRPT